The following are from one region of the Chloracidobacterium sp. genome:
- a CDS encoding oligosaccharide flippase family protein has translation MNLAGHIVVSSRLLPQLLGMSVDRTAARAMIRYGGAFVIGAIAGVALINAEKGILASTVSTTALAYYSVAFSFAIMLTLFSGSMVQSLFPAFSQLQGTEKRFSSTRSIRGR, from the coding sequence ATGAATCTGGCCGGTCACATCGTTGTTTCGAGCAGATTGCTGCCTCAGCTGTTAGGAATGTCGGTCGATCGTACGGCGGCGAGGGCGATGATCAGATATGGCGGTGCCTTTGTGATCGGGGCCATTGCCGGTGTTGCTCTGATCAACGCGGAAAAGGGAATACTTGCTTCGACGGTCTCGACGACCGCGTTGGCTTACTATTCGGTCGCGTTTTCGTTCGCGATCATGCTGACGTTGTTTTCGGGCTCGATGGTTCAGTCGCTCTTTCCCGCATTTTCACAGTTGCAGGGAACCGAAAAAAGGTTCAGCTCAACTCGATCTATTCGAGGGCGATAA